One Ignavibacterium album JCM 16511 genomic region harbors:
- a CDS encoding CheR family methyltransferase, which produces MKVETVNTNNKTTEFFSARTNDKLFIEMSNELFSQWRGFIYEKTGIYFQDNKKYLLESRLMKRLLHLKMNSYQDYLNFIRNTAQGNYELRYLYDAITINETFFFRNQAQLDALVLKVIPELISEKRNSNQNKIKIWSAAVSSGEEAYSIAMMINDFVAQKYPDFEFELLGTDISNTALEAAVKGVYGEYSIRNVPIQFLKRYFRKTDNYYEISPIIKGMVDFRYLNLYEDIGIIGLGNVDVIFCANVLIYFDQNSKIKVINNLYRTLNKNGYLFIGYSESLHGISKAFKLVSFPKTVGYKKE; this is translated from the coding sequence TTGAAAGTAGAAACCGTAAATACTAATAATAAAACAACTGAATTCTTCTCTGCCAGAACGAATGATAAGCTATTCATAGAGATGTCTAATGAACTATTCTCGCAATGGAGAGGATTCATCTACGAAAAAACAGGAATTTATTTCCAAGATAATAAGAAGTATTTGCTTGAAAGCAGATTGATGAAGCGTTTGCTTCATCTAAAAATGAACAGCTATCAGGATTACCTGAACTTTATAAGAAACACAGCACAAGGTAATTATGAGCTTCGTTATTTATACGATGCTATTACAATTAATGAAACTTTCTTTTTCAGAAACCAGGCACAGCTTGATGCGCTGGTTTTAAAAGTGATTCCTGAACTGATTTCAGAAAAAAGAAATAGTAATCAAAATAAAATTAAAATCTGGAGTGCTGCTGTTTCATCTGGTGAAGAAGCTTATTCAATTGCTATGATGATAAATGATTTTGTTGCACAGAAATATCCTGATTTTGAATTTGAACTTTTAGGAACAGACATAAGCAATACTGCGCTTGAAGCTGCAGTCAAAGGCGTTTACGGTGAATATTCGATTAGAAATGTTCCCATTCAGTTTCTTAAAAGATATTTCAGAAAAACCGATAATTATTATGAGATTTCTCCAATTATAAAAGGAATGGTCGATTTCAGATATCTTAATCTTTATGAGGACATCGGAATAATTGGTCTTGGTAATGTAGATGTAATATTCTGTGCAAATGTGTTAATCTATTTCGATCAGAATTCAAAAATAAAAGTGATAAATAATCTTTATCGCACGCTCAATAAAAACGGCTATTTGTTCATTGGTTACTCGGAGTCTTTGCACGGAATCAGTAAAGCTTTCAAACTTGTCAGCTTTCCAAAAACTGTTGGATATAAGAAGGAGTAA
- a CDS encoding response regulator, with product MNLKFLVVDDSVTMRRIVINSLANLNYLDYVEASDGKDALAKLESDPDINFVITDWNMPEMSGLELVKAIRSDERFSELPVLMVTTRGLKNDIIEALKAKVNNYILKPFTPQVLREKIEQILSTTITEK from the coding sequence ATGAACCTTAAATTTTTAGTTGTTGACGATTCGGTTACAATGCGTCGTATTGTAATCAATTCACTTGCAAATCTTAATTACCTTGACTATGTAGAAGCAAGTGATGGAAAAGATGCATTGGCAAAACTTGAATCTGATCCCGATATAAATTTTGTAATAACCGATTGGAACATGCCCGAAATGTCCGGACTTGAATTGGTCAAAGCAATTCGTTCCGATGAAAGATTCAGTGAACTGCCCGTATTAATGGTTACCACTCGTGGTCTGAAGAATGATATTATTGAAGCTCTGAAAGCAAAAGTGAATAATTATATTCTTAAACCATTTACACCACAGGTACTTCGGGAAAAAATCGAACAGATTCTTTCAACAACAATCACGGAGAAATAG
- a CDS encoding protein phosphatase CheZ — protein sequence MNSETVMTRLFEKLNDLKAIFMYSEKLIPVIQSLIDFMRDTIPLLENINHSITDSAAKIPKVAHQINNVTNATELATNEILDLIDKVLNETSHSESMLERLLELEKEKAELIREVALESNSPKAVELLQKYDEKYDNSARIEVLLGVIKNIKEYANSITISLQVQDITAQQLAAVNHLIDSVQKKLGSLINDIEKSHIKSTEDLQIPFEESMTFDPNARYQNGTSSQQLVDDVITKKINASSQEEIDRLFRK from the coding sequence ATGAACTCTGAAACAGTAATGACCAGATTATTCGAGAAGCTGAATGATCTGAAAGCAATTTTTATGTATTCGGAAAAATTAATACCGGTAATTCAAAGTCTGATTGATTTTATGCGTGATACAATTCCTCTTCTGGAAAACATCAATCATTCAATTACCGACAGCGCTGCTAAAATTCCTAAGGTAGCTCATCAGATTAATAATGTTACCAATGCAACAGAACTGGCAACAAATGAGATTCTTGATTTGATTGATAAAGTTCTGAATGAAACAAGTCACTCAGAATCAATGCTTGAGAGACTTCTTGAACTGGAAAAAGAAAAAGCCGAATTAATCAGAGAAGTTGCATTGGAATCAAATTCTCCAAAAGCAGTAGAGCTGTTACAGAAGTATGATGAAAAATATGACAACTCAGCCAGAATTGAAGTTCTGCTTGGTGTTATTAAAAACATTAAAGAATATGCAAACAGTATAACAATTTCGTTGCAGGTGCAGGATATAACTGCTCAGCAATTAGCTGCAGTAAATCATTTGATTGACTCGGTTCAGAAAAAGCTTGGCTCACTAATAAATGATATCGAAAAAAGTCATATCAAATCTACAGAAGATCTTCAAATACCTTTTGAAGAGAGTATGACATTTGATCCAAATGCTAGATATCAGAACGGAACTTCATCCCAACAATTAGTAGATGATGTAATTACAAAAAAAATCAATGCATCTTCTCAGGAAGAAATTGATAGACTATTCCGGAAATAA
- a CDS encoding response regulator, with protein sequence MKKTIMVADDSPIIRKLITFSLSVKGYEIISVSDGMEALEMLPRENIDLLITDLNMPNVDGFELIKAIRENDDLKNTPIIVLSNLSETGDIERALHYGADSYLIKPFEQKTIISEVSKYLN encoded by the coding sequence GTGAAAAAAACCATAATGGTGGCAGACGATTCACCGATAATAAGAAAGTTAATAACATTTTCTCTGTCTGTTAAAGGATATGAAATTATCAGTGTAAGCGATGGAATGGAAGCATTGGAAATGCTTCCAAGAGAAAATATTGATTTGTTAATTACTGATCTCAATATGCCTAATGTAGATGGATTTGAACTGATAAAAGCAATTAGAGAAAATGATGATCTGAAAAACACTCCTATCATCGTTCTCTCAAATCTTTCAGAGACCGGTGATATTGAGAGAGCTTTGCATTATGGTGCAGATTCATATTTAATAAAACCATTTGAACAGAAAACAATCATCAGCGAAGTTTCTAAATATTTAAACTAA
- a CDS encoding chemotaxis protein CheA gives MSKAEVNPMLNDPEMKEIVDSFLIESKEIIDSLDLDLIELEKNPTDENLLNKVFRSFHTIKGASGFLNLNKLTSLTHRCEDILNKLRKKEAVLNSSIMDSILLGYDKMKELISSIEINHNEDVDIEDIIQKLQTTITKLGNKSEESVLNTETPKAKKGRKKKSKEEFPAEEIPDKEISKAKETSETNPSNEKKSEAENNNQESKKADNSIRVDVEKLDELLNMVSELVLGRNRLAQINLDVSREFEGTQLARELEDTTKLIDMMTNELQQLVMKTRMVKIGKVFNKYPRLVRDLSKTANKKINLIIEGEETELDKTLIEEINDPLVHIIRNSIDHGVEKEEDRIKAGKNPVGTIKLSAEHEGNNIIITIEDDGKGIDPEVIKAKAISKGLTSKTKADELSKQDLLNLIFLPGFSTAEVVTNISGRGVGMDVVKTNVTKLRGMINLESTVGAGTKIQIKLPLTLAIISGMIVKVESEQFVIPLNSVIEVIRVHSENVYSINNKPVIKLRDRIIPLVSLRQVVLNQTRQSENNIWQYVVIVGLAERQVGIEVDELLGQKEIVIKSLGNFIGRVPGIAGSTIMGDGTVILILDINELINKTQHVK, from the coding sequence ATGAGTAAAGCAGAAGTAAATCCCATGCTCAACGATCCCGAGATGAAGGAGATTGTTGACAGTTTTCTTATTGAATCAAAAGAGATAATTGATTCACTTGATCTGGATTTAATTGAGCTGGAAAAAAATCCCACTGATGAAAACTTACTGAATAAGGTCTTTCGCTCCTTTCATACGATAAAAGGAGCATCTGGTTTTCTTAATCTGAATAAACTTACTTCATTAACTCATCGTTGTGAAGACATTCTGAATAAGTTAAGAAAAAAAGAAGCAGTCCTTAATTCATCGATTATGGATTCGATACTTTTGGGCTATGATAAGATGAAAGAATTAATCAGCTCAATTGAGATAAATCATAATGAAGATGTCGATATCGAAGATATAATTCAGAAGCTTCAGACTACAATCACCAAACTTGGAAACAAATCTGAAGAATCTGTTTTGAACACTGAGACTCCGAAAGCGAAGAAAGGTCGAAAGAAAAAAAGCAAGGAAGAATTTCCAGCCGAAGAAATTCCTGACAAAGAAATTTCCAAAGCAAAAGAAACATCAGAAACAAACCCTTCGAATGAAAAGAAAAGTGAGGCTGAGAACAATAATCAGGAAAGTAAAAAAGCTGATAATTCAATTCGTGTTGATGTTGAAAAACTTGATGAATTGCTGAATATGGTTTCCGAACTTGTACTTGGCAGAAACAGACTTGCACAAATTAATCTTGATGTTTCGAGAGAGTTTGAAGGAACACAACTTGCCCGTGAACTTGAAGATACAACCAAACTAATTGATATGATGACAAATGAATTGCAACAGTTAGTTATGAAAACCAGAATGGTTAAGATTGGAAAAGTATTCAACAAGTATCCGAGACTTGTAAGAGATTTATCAAAAACAGCTAATAAAAAAATTAATCTTATTATTGAAGGTGAAGAAACTGAACTTGACAAAACACTTATTGAAGAGATTAACGATCCGCTTGTTCATATAATAAGAAATTCGATTGACCATGGAGTTGAAAAAGAAGAAGATAGAATAAAAGCAGGCAAAAATCCTGTCGGCACAATTAAGTTAAGTGCTGAACACGAAGGTAACAATATAATTATCACAATTGAAGATGATGGGAAAGGAATCGATCCAGAAGTGATAAAGGCCAAGGCAATAAGCAAAGGTCTGACTTCAAAAACAAAAGCTGATGAATTATCAAAACAGGATTTACTTAATCTGATTTTTCTTCCCGGTTTTTCTACTGCAGAGGTTGTCACGAACATTTCCGGAAGAGGTGTTGGAATGGATGTAGTTAAAACAAATGTCACAAAGTTAAGAGGAATGATAAATCTTGAATCAACTGTTGGAGCCGGAACAAAAATACAAATTAAACTTCCGCTTACTCTGGCAATAATAAGCGGTATGATCGTGAAAGTTGAGAGCGAACAATTTGTAATCCCTCTTAATTCAGTCATTGAAGTGATTCGGGTTCATTCTGAAAATGTTTATTCGATTAACAATAAACCTGTTATAAAACTTCGTGACAGGATTATACCTTTGGTTTCCTTGCGGCAAGTAGTTCTTAACCAAACACGGCAATCTGAAAATAACATCTGGCAATATGTTGTAATTGTCGGTTTGGCTGAAAGACAAGTAGGAATTGAAGTTGACGAATTATTAGGACAAAAAGAAATCGTTATTAAATCACTTGGTAATTTTATAGGAAGAGTGCCCGGAATTGCCGGCTCAACCATAATGGGTGATGGTACTGTAATTCTGATTCTTGATATAAATGAACTGATAAACAAAACTCAGCATGTCAAATAA